TTTGGATGCCAATAATTCAAAGTAAGAGAAAGAGGCTTTATTTTCTTGCTGGAAGTTATCATGAAGATGTTGTGTTGTTTTTGTATATTGTATAATAAATAAGTGGCAGATGAGATGATTTTGCATTGATGCTTTCATTGTATGTCAGAAGGGTGTGTAGCTATTTTGCCATTTGAATAATGAACtggttttttatttatcatttctcTTCTCCATGTTGTCACTTATCTATATCATTTATGGGAAAAAGTTGGGATTCTGATTTATGAAGAAGAACACACAAACATCCTTTTTGATATGACCTTTGTTTGATTCTCCCTCCTTCCAAAAGCCATACTACTTACTTCATTAAGGAAAGCTTGTAAGCCCTTCACTTAGTTTCTTTCTTCATATACTTTATGTTTGATCACATCATCTTACTTTGTATTTTGCTTCAACAAAACCATACCTTATTTCAACATTTTATAATACCAGCATCTATCATGACATATAGTAAAACGAATTCCATTTTTTATAACCATTAGTCTAAAGAATCTCCTTCTTTGGTGTTAACTAATTATCAACAGtctcatttttctttttctttctttccattTTAATGTTTCAAATTACATACTTGTGTAACACGTTTCAACACTCTTGTAAATTCAACACTGAACACTACAACATTGCTTCCATCATCTGCCTTGCAATATTTGGCATTTTCCCCACACTTCAACCCTAATTCTATTATAGCATAAATAGAGGAGGAGAGGTTGTCTCTACAATCCATCCTACCTTTGTTTGAACCACAACCCTTATTCACAACCTCCGACTGCACCGTTGCCTGCATCTCTTAGAACGGCTGTTGAAACATAGAATTGAGGTACTTGTTTTGTTCAGCACTTCATCAACCAAGCTCATGGCTACTGAATATCCTAAGGCGAACAAGCCAATCCAGTTTTTCAGGGTCATAGTTACTGAAAATCCTTCACATGGAAAGCTTGTAAAACCTTGTGTAAGCATTTCATTTAggttctttctttatcttttaacATCAGTTGTTTGTTATAAGCTCATCATGCAAATCTGTTTTAATTATTTGACAGATGTTACGAATAAAGTTTGTGAAGAAATATGGACAAGGTTTAGCAAAAGTTATTTGTCTAAAGACTTCCAATGGGGAAAATTGGAAAATAAATTTGGTGATCAATCATGGCAAAATATGGTTTGGAAAAGGTTGGAAGGAATTTGCACAGTATTATTTTCTAGGTCATGGCCATTTTCTGGTTTTTAAATATCAAAGACATTCTAAATTTCATGTAGACATCTTTGATAATAAGTCTACGCTAGAGATAGATTACCCTCCCATAAGAGTTGAAGCGGAAAAGGTTTCTGAAAATAATGAAGATTTTAGAACAAGTAAGAAGCGAAAAGCAAACTCTTCCTTTGAATTTGGAAGCACTGGTTGTGCCAAGCATCATACTCACAAAAGGAGCAAAGGTATAATTAAGATTCTTTTTACATGTTAACATAAGTTATTAGCTTTTGTTCTCTTCAATTCATGTCTGCTAAGTCTAGTAAAAACATGAGGAAGTGACATACATTCTTCCTTTTTATGCAGAGTCTTCTCAACAAAATGATGAAGCTACTCAAGGATAAAGAAAGCAAATAGAAATCATCAATTATTTTCCTTGtggttttttgaaaatttgatgtAATTGTGTTCAATGAATTCTAGTTTTATTTGTAATTTAGCCTAATGGCAAGGAAtgtattatgataaaaaaaaattgaagttgaTTATTTATGTTATATGCTAGACTTGTGTAATCTTTTGTTTTATGGTTGAATACCATGAGAAATGTCATGCTTAAATTGTTCTGAAatcttttcttttaaatatttgaatGTCATGCTTAAGTTGATTACTTAAAGTGATATTTGTTGAACTTTTTGTGTTGCACTATTACTATGTATTATGTAGAGAGagggaagagaaaaagaaaagagcgAAAGAAAGTAGTGAATTTTTTTATTACTTGCATACATGGCTAAACCTCTATTTGGAAAATGAAGGATTTCAACAAGCAAGAATGGCTCATTCTTTTCGATTTGTTAAACTTTTCGTTTTCTAAAACTTTCATAATTAAAAAAGGCTGTCTAAATGAGTAGTCCTCGAAAATATTTATACtagtaaatttattatttttagtatattaTTTACatgttcaaaatattttgaacaaATCATATTGTAACTTAATTATTTTCAAGTATAAGACTTGaaataaaaatttgaataaaaatagtCATTACCAAAACAACTAGATTAAAAtatggagatgagagaaaacTGAATGTGTAAAAATGTTAAAGAATGAATCTGAAAATTTTGCGCTAAAATAAATATGTTTCTAATTGAAAATAAAGAACATTCTTTAAAATGCATGAACCATCAACAAAGATGTGCCATCATTCCTTCCTTTCTAGATTACACAACTGATTGTACTAGAATTTTGACAGCACTAAATTTTTGTGCCAGGATAAAAACACTCAATGCTATTTTccttgatcttgaagtgaaaattatgaaTCTTAACAGGTGAAATTCCATGTTGCTTATGTAACACCATCAACTGCATAAGATGACAAACAAAACAGAATCAGAGTGAGTTTATGCAATCCAATTTAATCGATAATACAAGGCTATAGACAATGGTAGCTAGTTTGCTACATGAAATGAAACACATTGAAAATAGTTTGCTACATGAAATGAAACACATTGAAAAAACTCTGCACTGGCGTAAATGGGTGATGGATCAAGCAAGTGGTCATCCATGGTGGCATCTTATTAGCATCGTCGCGATGGCAGATGTCAAGCAACATCAGCggtttaaaaaaattagaatcatATATTCAGCTTAAGTATGAACTTATTATGTAGAATGATAGAAATATACCTGTCCATGCACATCTTTTGCCAAGCCAGTAGCCAATGGTTCAGCCTTGACCAAAATGTCAGCAAGGTGCTCCATCTCTATGATAATGTCTGGCTTCTCTTCATTCAAATAAATATCCCTATGGTCAAGTGCAATGAATGCACAACCCTGCGATAGGAACAGATAAATAAAGaacaagaaaaatattgaaattgatttgaaaaacagTCAAGTCAATGATATTTATCTTACATATTCTGATGTTAGTGTATAGCAATAATGCAGGAAGTCTAAAACATCATTTGAAGAGCCATTAGCAGCAACTTCAAGAAAAGAGATATCATCTATCATGATAGTGACAAATTTCATGTTGTCTTGAGGTAATGCCTTGATCACTCTTTCAATTTTCTCAAATACAGCAGCAAAACCATTCTGATTGGATTTTCCTTCATCTAGTCATATATAACAACGACATTACTCAGTATAGTACACAACCCATCAGAcacaaaaatgaaatatcaacatAATTTTGGGTAAACTACCaccaaataaaatcacaaaatattaatcataaaatattaaGCATCCATTTTCTACAGCAgttatgcatgaaatgaaatattttcactttttaatATGGCTTGCTCTAAAAGTTATTCATTTCTAATAGCTCTTGCAAGAGAAGATTTTCTGTTGGCAGTTGTTGTCATTACACTCACCTTGAGAACAAGGAAAGTTCTGAGGAAAGAAGTGTTGATGTGAGGAAAGAAGAGGTGTGATGAAAAGAATCAAATTCTAGAGAAGTAGGGAAGTATTGGTTGTGATTCAGAAGACGGGGCTATATTTAGAGTGATTCCTAAGTCTATATCATCTTCTTTCTTTATATTCGGGGTCTATTATCAATTTGATACTGCCCTTGATTCCATTAATATACAACACTTCAATTTTCTATTTGGGTTCCTATCAATATGTGTATAAAAAAGATAATGAATTTAGAGAGAAGTTATCTAGTCATTTGAGAGAGTGATGGGGCCTTTTGGACATATGAAGGTGCATAGTCACAGATCCTCAAAGTTATACAATTATAGTCTAAGCTGTAACGAAGGGAATTTTCCCCTAAATATTACTCCCTCCACCCTACAATGAGTGGCccattttgtattaaaaaaattgtctcaATGAATGACCCTTTTCAACTTTTCATGCAATATTAATTACTTCTTTTAATTGTACCCTTTAATTAATACTTCTTTCATCGCTATCTCGCTATAGCGGAGCGGAGGCCGCCCGCTATGGGAAGAGCCTTACCGGTGCAGAACACTTTAGCGGCAGTTATTGGGTAAATAGCGGGATAGCAAAGCAGAGCAGTTTCAGGCCTGCTATTCTTTTCCCCTCTAAAAATCTGAAATTACCCTTTAAATTTATAATGTTTTAACGGTAATATTTgggttttcaatcaaatttgagttGAGACTCAACCTTAACCTTCCTTCTTAGTTGTTTACGCACTTTAAGAGTCATGTGTTGCTTTGATTTATGGATATTCTATGAGTTgagttatttgtttaattttacattaaatatatgtttataattattttatgtaatttgtCCAAAAAATTATCGAATAGAGTGGTCATCCTGCTATTCGCTACCCCACACGCTATCCCACTTTTGGGGTCGGCCGCTCCGCAATGCTATTTGTGAATGACTACTCTTAGATAAACCTTACTGGGCCACTCATAACGAGGCACTAATATCAATTGATGTGTACCCAGCACTTGAAGAACCCTGCAATAAAAGCTAGCTATCAAGGGGGAGGAACCAAACCACTTAAACCCCCCATAATACCCAAGTCCCTATCACAGTCATGGAGTTTGTTGGTTTATTTATTTGTGTTGGGAGGTTTTCAAACCATATAGTCCTGGAAttctatattttgttttcttgttaTAGACTAATTTGTGCCCTCATAATTAGTTAGGGACATTCAGAATTATCTGATAATGAAAACCTAGTTCCTATCATAATATCTTTGGATCAAAGGCTTCTTTTGTTAGATaagttttttctttcaaaatccaAAATGGATGAGATTTTTCGGACAAGTTAACAGATCTTTAGATAAACCAATCAAATAACTTCAACTGATCCTAGATAACAGAGTATTGCAAATAGAATACTATTTTCCTTGAAAACAAATATTGTTTTATAGTGGCTggcattaaaatcaacaaaagggaaaaaaaaaaaattaaccaaaCAAAGATAAAATGTACAACCTGCATGCAAATATCATGGATTTGATTCACCTTATGGAAACAATAAAAGTTTGGTTAATCTTTTGAATTTCATTGACATAGATTTCACATTCATATCTAAATAACTTTTTTGTAGATACAATAGTAGGTTTATACTTGGAAGCAAACAATTTGCAATTCTTAGTTGCAACATGCATGTAATAACTGTAAAGTGTTGGAGAAAGTTTTAAGAGGAGATACATTTCCTTCCGTTGACTCTCAACTGTAGTGACCGACGAACAATGCAAGTTTTCTAAGAAGAGAACCAATCCCTAGTTCGTATCAATAGTTTTTTATGTTCTAAAGAGCCTAGCAGCGAAACTCACAGGCTTAATGCTTAGAAGTGGAGCACTGAAGATTCGAACCCATACCCCCATCATATCAAATGTCTCCCCATTCTTCTACTACCTGAGTttttaatcaaattcaaaaaatggATACAAACAACATACAATTTTTGCTACTAAGCTAGTGGGTTGTTGATTATGAGaaaatttttatgttttactaTTGTGTAGCTTATACTTAGCTGAAACAGTTTTTGCTCTAAGTTTAATAAACAACACACAGGAAAGTAACCATATCTGTAACACCGACACCTCGGAAAAAAGGTGTGTCTAGGTCAGTGTTAAATTTGTTctttcaaattattattggtgTTGACGTATCAGTCTTGAGTCGTGTTTCTGGGTGTCTATGCCGTGTTTCCGGTGTCTGTGCCGTGTTTCCGATGTAACAATTGAATATTAGGAAATAAATGAAAGATACCTGAATTTCTCACCTGGAAACTGCAACATAAGCAAGTCAATGAAAAAGAATCTATTATTATCTCTCTGAGCAGCCAAATTGCAACCCtacaaaaaaaccctaaaaataaaatttttttgtaACAAAACACAGAACAACAATACCAAATACAAATTCAGagagagaaataaggaagttcGGAAGTTACAATTTTTCTGAGAATGCGATCGTAGTGGGAGAAAGGGTTGGAGAGGGCGAGGAAGATGACAGACGAAGAAGGGTGAGAAGAGAAGGTGCGCTTGAGGATATGGTGAAGAACGAAAGCGGCGCTGGTGTCGACAGTGTCTTCTATAAGGACGAAGCGACCGTagaggttgttgttgttgctgtgaaGATCTAAGGATTCGTTCAGAAGGTTCAGTTCTTTGTGTTCCATCGTTTTTGGTTTGTGGTTTTTGCTTCTAATTCTTCTGCAACAAAGACTTCAATGGCGCTATGCTAATTATCACAAATGGATCCGGCGGGTCGGGTATGACCGAATTGTTAAAGACCTGTGTTTGGAAATTTTTAAAAGTCACGGTAATACCGCACCTTTAGGTGGAAAATCACTTCCAAACGCACTGTAGCATAACAGAATTAAGAGTTTAAAGTTAGTGGAAAAAAAGTGGACattaattttacatttataatCAATCAAAATTTGTAAGCTATCATGTCATAtcagtattttaaaattaaaaatatattttaaattttaattgaatacatgTCTAGTGTACAAATATTTTACTTTGTCTATGCATATTCCTTTTtctttagaattgattctactttaaaaaaatcaaacatttctaaatcaaattctacccatttaaaattgattttgactctttcaaaaatcaaagaaaaaaaatggtaCAGTGACGTCAACCAATGACAACCatgtattaaatattaaattacttaTATAATTTAACACtttaaaaattctaattgaatGAGTATATAATACTTCCTTATATGGACGGTACACTATCATTAAACTCCAAAAATTAAACCAACCATACACTAAATCTACCAAAATACTAAATTATAAAGTTTTGTTTGTACAATCTAGTTGATTTATTAAATAAACTGAAAACTTCATATTTTAACTAATCTAATTGTTCAAGTAAAATTTAATTTTAGCTTAATTACAACTTTGGTcattttattttgtcttttttacGATTTTGGTCTCCCTATTTCTAAAACTACGATTTTGATCTCCTTTTGAGTTTTCTGTTGAAAAAGGGAcaaaaatagggactaattttacaaaaataaaaaggaaaaatagggggacaaaaattgaaaagaaaaatctaaaagggactaaaatagtggtttttaaaCTAGagagatcaaaatcaagaaaaatacaaaattgagggactaaagttgcaatcaAGTCTTTAATTTTTATAAGAGTTTATATTTACATTTATCGATATTGTTGGGATTTAAGTGTAACGTGGTGCGTGTTTGTTTCATCAATATTGTTATAATAATTTGGAGAAACATGTGAATGAGATGGATAAAGTTGTTCTGCTGTGTGGAATGGGTGTGATTCATGAATACTGTCATAATAATTTGGATAGGATGTTGAATAGCATGAATATGGGTTAAGATTAGGTGTATGTGGTGAATACCCATGATTTAGATACAACTTTGGTGATGATGAACCAACATGAGTGTAACAAGGTGTAAAAAGTTCCCATGGAAAAGATGGAAAGGATAGTGTGGTAGGAATGGTGTCTATGGTGGAGTGGTATGGAAATGAAGGTGTATGATAAGAataatccataggaggatttgagtacatggatgaaagcaccaattgataggaagttaTTCCTATCAAAACTATAATCTAGGGTTTGTAATAGAAAAGGGGAAGAATACTAAAAACTAAGAGCATTAAAATAAAGGATAAAAGATaaacttgatttctttgattgatttcccaaatgtgtcaaagacactacatatataatgtTCCTCATGGATAAATAACTAAAAGCCCAAAAGctattaaaagcccaaaatatcttaagaatattctagaaaataTAATAACATCTAACAcatcaaaatactaataaaactaataataaactATTCTATCAATCTTCCTATCACAACTTTTCCATATAAACGATCCAATGAATAGGAAAAACTACTACATTAATTACtcaataagaaaaaataaaaattcacatGTGTTCTTGGGAACTCAATTAGAAAAGATAAAAATTCATATCTGTTCTTGAGAACAAAATAAGAAAAAGTAAAAATTCAGATCTATTCTTGAGAACAAAATAAGAAAAAGCAAAACCTCATATTTGTTCTTGAAGCCATCCTGAAATTCATGTTTTTTATTAATCGTATTTGTTCAAACTACAACCATGGTTGCATGACCATTTTTTCTTGGTAAAAGATTATGCATTCTGAAAAGTTATGGTGATTTGTAATTGCATTTGAAGTTGTATTTCAGATTTACATATAAAGTTTCAACCTTTACTTTCAGATCTACATCCAAAGCTTCAACGACGACACCAAAGGATCCACCTTCATTTTGCAGACCCATTCATTTTCATGTCACCGTTTTCCGGATCCCTCTTTGTTTCCCTCTTTTTCATGTTCTTCATCTCAAATGATATTGTTATGGGTTAAAgtttaaagttttaaaattaaagttTAAAGCTTTACAAGTTATATTAAAGATTTCTGGATATATTATTGTTCTTCATCAATTTTAGTTGTTTTTGCGAGAcaagttgatgaagatgaacttGCAATTGAGGAAAGAAGGAGAAGAGTATTCCAAACCCAGAAAATCATTATTAGTGACTGTAACACCCCGAgctctatactaaacaaataaggcatacatttgcgtaaatcagagtaaagaagcatgcatctcacgagggcgttacacatatttcaaaataaaacaaacattttatctttaaacatgcaattgtcatttccaaataacacaggatttaaaacaacatgcaaatcaCAGCGGAAtgatcatctcatcaaataaatggtaaagtcGAATGAtttccatacatcatccac
The Vicia villosa cultivar HV-30 ecotype Madison, WI linkage group LG6, Vvil1.0, whole genome shotgun sequence genome window above contains:
- the LOC131609182 gene encoding B3 domain-containing protein At3g18960-like, whose amino-acid sequence is MATEYPKANKPIQFFRVIVTENPSHGKLVKPCMLRIKFVKKYGQGLAKVICLKTSNGENWKINLVINHGKIWFGKGWKEFAQYYFLGHGHFLVFKYQRHSKFHVDIFDNKSTLEIDYPPIRVEAEKVSENNEDFRTSKKRKANSSFEFGSTGCAKHHTHKRSKESSQQNDEATQG
- the LOC131609181 gene encoding elongator complex protein 6-like, whose amino-acid sequence is MEHKELNLLNESLDLHSNNNNLYGRFVLIEDTVDTSAAFVLHHILKRTFSSHPSSSVIFLALSNPFSHYDRILRKIGCNLAAQRDNNRFFFIDLLMLQFPDEGKSNQNGFAAVFEKIERVIKALPQDNMKFVTIMIDDISFLEVAANGSSNDVLDFLHYCYTLTSEYGCAFIALDHRDIYLNEEKPDIIIEMEHLADILVKAEPLATGLAKDVHGQLMVLHKQHGISPVKIHNFHFKIKENSIECFYPGTKI